Proteins encoded by one window of Lathyrus oleraceus cultivar Zhongwan6 chromosome 1, CAAS_Psat_ZW6_1.0, whole genome shotgun sequence:
- the LOC127087622 gene encoding uncharacterized protein LOC127087622, with the protein MELGRRNTKKYTFKCPDLIELKKLGSMIVSPEDFKAQYGRLMGILKTKVEDGVLNTLVQFYDPLYHCFTFPDYQLMPTLEEYPYWFGLLVSNKLPFSGSEKTPTSAAIAEALHLETSVVKDNFTKKRGILEADSRDAFEAIFALLIYGIVLFPNVDDFMDVNVIRIFLIGNPVPTLLGDAYHSIHHRTKKGGGTILCCAPLLYKWFISHLPRSRLFRENPQKLRWSPRFMSIDQESIHWYDPSYDVGVIIDSCGEFPNVPLLGVHGGINYNHILARRQLGYPMMDKPDNLLLSGFFYLNEEESSGLKNRIIHVWRNIHRKGKDRLGRNNCVAFEPNTQWVCARASELKMPYALGKPSFPYAITSSSTIPIENREEFQEDLDRLKLEIDTWEDKYHVLNDKKIKLEQQLKEKDDLIDILEQQAVKKQEE; encoded by the exons ATGGAACTTGGAAGGAGGAATACCAAGAAATACACTTTCAAATGTCCTGACTTAATAGAGTTGAAGAAGCTTGGTTCTATGATAGTTAGTCCAGAGGATTTCAAAGCTCAGTATGGAAGACTTATGGGTATcttgaagaccaaggttgaagatggAGTTCTCAACACACTGGTACAATTTTATGATCCactctaccattgcttcacatttccagaCTACCAACTTATGCCTACTCTAGAAGAATACCCTTATTGGTTTGGTTTGCTAGTCTCTAACAAATTACCATTCAGTGGTTCTGAGAAGACCCCTACATCAGCAGCTATTGCAGAAGCACTTCACCTAGAAACGTCTGTTGTGAAGGACAACTTCACTAAAAAAAGAGGGATTCTAG AAGCAGATAGTAGAGATGCCTTTGAAGCCATTTTTGCTCTACTCATTTATGGAATTGTACTCTTCCCAAACGTTGATGACTTCATGGATGTTAATGTTATACGAATCTTCTTAATTGGTAACCCAGTACCCACATTACTTGGAGATGCCTACCATTCTATCCATCACAGGACTAAGAAAGGTGGTGGTACCATTCTTTGTTGTGCACCTCTcctatataagtggtttatttctcacttgcccAGATCTAGGCTCTTCAGGGAGAATCCGCAGAAGCTCAGATGGTCTCCGAGGTTCATGTCTATTGATCAAGAGAGTATACATTGGTATGACCCCTCCTATGATGTTGGAGTaattattgatagttgtggtgaatttcctaatgtacctctCCTTGGTGTACATGGGGGAATTAACTACAACCATATCCTTGCTAGACGCCAGTTAGGATATCCTATGATGGATAAACCCGATAACCTTTTGTTGTCAGGTTTCTTTTACCTCAATGAAGAAGAGAGTTCTGGTCTGAAGAACAGAATCATACATGTTTGGCGCAACATTCACAGGAAAGGAAAAGACCGATTAGGAAGAAATAATTGTGTTGCTTTTGAGCCCAACACCCAATGGGTTTGTGCTAGAGCCAGTGAACTTAAGATGCCATATGCTCTTGGGAAGCCCTCATTCCCTTATGCTATAACATCATCATCCACCATTCCTATTGAGAATAGGGAAGAGTTTCAAGAAGATTTGGATAGGTTGAAATTGGAAATAGACACTTGGGAAGACAAGTACCATGTCTTGAATGATAAGAAGATAAAGCTGGAGCAGCAGCTAAAGGAGAAGGATGATTTGATTGACATTTTGGAACAACAAGCTGTGAAGAAACAGGAAGAATAA